In Pirellula sp. SH-Sr6A, the DNA window AAAGGCCGAGTGCTCGTATTCGACCAACCTGCGATCGGAGACTTGTCCGCCCCCGCCATAATAATCGCCTTCATAGCCTCGGGAGCGCGTGCGTTGGCCATGTTCAAATTGTTGGCAGCGGAATGCAGGAATGTCGCCGTCGAACTGACGATGGGAGTCGCAAAGCTGGTAGCTTCGTCGGGCGCGACAATGTCAGGCTTCGTTCTGCCGGTTACACCGATGGTTGTCACCCCATAACTGTGGTTTCCATCTGTCCTACCGACGACCAGGGAGTTGTAGGATTGGCCATAAATCTGAGGAACGGCTCCGGTCCCATTGTTCAATGCAACCACATTGGTGAAGGCATCGCGATTGATGGTGTGGTCCATTCTCGCATTCACTTCCACTCCTGCGCTCGCGGGAATCAAGTCTGCAACGAAGGAATGGTTCATCACCGCGACGTTCGTCGGCAGTGGTTGAAGACCTGACGCTAGCCCCTGCTGATTGAACACAAAGAACTCGGCGTCATAAACATCGACTTGAGAAACACCGGGCGCGATGCTCCAGGTGTTTCCGATGAAGTTCCTAGCGACCGTCGTCGCATGCGAGGATTGGGCTGGGGTGGTAGCTGGACCTAGATTGCTAAACGATTTGCCCGCAAATTCAGGCGATCCTGTATTGGGAAAATAGGTCACACTGTCGCCGGAAGCCTCCACCAACCCGACTCGCAATCCTGCCGCGGTCGGAACAGGGATCCCACGTCCATTCAGTTCTTGAACCAGTTTCGTGTAGCCAATCGCGGCCTGGTATTGAGCGCAAGCCCCTTGCATCGGAGCCAAGGTCAACAGGGAAGCGCCAAAGAAAGCAGCAAGCAATTTCGAGACGTTGCGCATGGCTAGACCGTGTCATCCATCATGAGTCTTCGCAGGGGGAAACCAGTTCGGGCGACTTTGGAGCTTGCTCTAGTCTAGTTACACAACTGGCCCGGGGCGAATTTTTTTGAGCGACATTCAGCGGTGAGGCGTTTGAAGCAGTTGTCTATTCCTTCCAAAACTCCCACCATTTTCTACTAGGCTCGGTGACCTCGTGCATTGTAAATGTCGCCTTGGGCACCGTCCTCATAGGCTGCGTCGTGTTGGTGCTGCTGGATCGCTGACGAGGCGCCTGCATTCCTGGATCGGAATCGGAAGCATACTCGACTTTAAGTGTCACCGAACCGATTTGAATCAAATCTCCAGGAATCAGGGAATGAATCGACTTGATCCGCTCTCCATTGACATAGGTACCGTTCATGGAGCCCATGTCTCGGATTTGCAATGCTTCGTCCGGCCCGAGCAGCAACTGACTATGCGAACGACTGATCGAAGCATCATCGATACAGACCTGCGCGTCCACGCTGCGTCCAATGACCGCGGGGAGACGCAGATTCCAGCCGTGAACTTCGTCTAACGAAACCAGTCGATAGTACATGTCGAATTCTTCCAGGACAAGGAAAAGAAGGAAGATCGGAAAAGAGGAGAAGACCGCCCGAGAAAAATCACGAGCGGCCTTCAATTGTAAATCGAATGCGGGTGAAAAGGCTACCGCGTCGATGGATTTCCAGAAGATCGAATCTCGGATTCGCCAGGCCCGATCGCCTCCATTTGCCGAACGGT includes these proteins:
- a CDS encoding PEP-CTERM sorting domain-containing protein, with product MRNVSKLLAAFFGASLLTLAPMQGACAQYQAAIGYTKLVQELNGRGIPVPTAAGLRVGLVEASGDSVTYFPNTGSPEFAGKSFSNLGPATTPAQSSHATTVARNFIGNTWSIAPGVSQVDVYDAEFFVFNQQGLASGLQPLPTNVAVMNHSFVADLIPASAGVEVNARMDHTINRDAFTNVVALNNGTGAVPQIYGQSYNSLVVGRTDGNHSYGVTTIGVTGRTKPDIVAPDEATSFATPIVSSTATFLHSAANNLNMANARAPEAMKAIIMAGADKSPIAGWSNTSTRPLDSIFGAGEVDVYNSYKILEGGEFNGTSGFPTSNSGLFGWDLGEAQANSNQFWTFEVSPGGSISEASILLTWNAHYEDANGNFDLNEFTVANMSMRLYEATDAGIGSLVAFSDSPVDNVEHLYLMNLSSGRYALEISSDIATRFGLAWRITAVPEPGTLWLVSVVFVAGGFLRRRAR
- a CDS encoding FHA domain-containing protein — encoded protein: MYYRLVSLDEVHGWNLRLPAVIGRSVDAQVCIDDASISRSHSQLLLGPDEALQIRDMGSMNGTYVNGERIKSIHSLIPGDLIQIGSVTLKVEYASDSDPGMQAPRQRSSSTNTTQPMRTVPKATFTMHEVTEPSRKWWEFWKE